One region of Cryptococcus deuterogattii R265 chromosome 14, complete sequence genomic DNA includes:
- a CDS encoding nucleolar pre-ribosomal-associated protein 1 has translation MAPKRKWQEGKEDTLPTVVRAKPGTKAFASGKSVKDALATGSPQAFVSFRQQIVTPHSELPLAINHPTVVILQHYLDISPTCDEIFRAWQVGEQTKSEQQVHAAVELLCEIIQVLTPVPFFRSTVIGLVNKVISPSEPYHGYINHLIQSGKRDDAYHGLLLAAVSMDVDLPSASSTSGRLGMKLWNTLVEGGAVRAFGKQMGMRRRNKEGMVGYGNRDPLDKPDIRHLILRIILPLLPSPSFQPHARTILPPLYSNLAADPPITVLRILTALWAAISCPSPGLNRRVSLVLFQERSIEALWSQLGRDEVEETSGKKVGELVRAFLGGITATPGKGVCFPDEGWYPRRTDDSKEGENKVGDGGDTWKKGLHNRILGNVVRKVGNKVVDDEGIVGEWMIEVFKACPELISGYWAHSALSLEPRLNARWMATMSYVGRIISLPVPPLQTFRQPAPAGTDPSLSPFRTEPPLVSTIVESVLPAPFTKAHLMKGLQHTEGIIQHMTAVTFSRALTKLSQVQELFSSIELELYPGGQPDNPWARRQRELQMEIRKRLPELAIIVAFAQKSAQLAPAEPDPDSEEDRALVTKSAMLTELALRIFSLCNKTLPSMASELKFDVGRLLVSSSSAKQEKKEKQQVREGSVIGDDAQSVKSIGTVGSRGTIGMRGGFGQSRGEVEGFEALSQIHVLELLGEVRDWNWSVKAAGSQYTYLYHILLLHLSTPQSVTYSKTTALLSHLLLPTLLFEHDSQELPIWLDAMPKRIREAGPMLFAQQIQLLAFLDDCFRRCLKTPYRYIEDTLALSPYSTPDLQSNSKEMVSPIMVTILEQLSAKLMGQLISTEAACIIVNYLRRVILGLVGKQRELNWLLAVLNRLEECVKKAKGAGQERKGLEECVKVIRGDFDVIRGKSEPADRQDPSLPQLLDHREWSSSSFEYQALSISRPSILSSLISLIQRKNASVLLNVNFLIHLNILQPSSTSVIKNQDSTQAVLTLFAKSLENMEGSSKWRDQIKRNVFSDFGSRKLFLSEDGHKFRDSLNTLIRYLTFGKSTDEEIAQGFVEDCVELLDNDKKGKKIDQNLNILAPWVRFLTPSQASQISQTLFHYKNPVLSSHSFLLSDIITSTRSPAFAIAHLEKVGELGVVGAVIRLMDDAVKDTKSSGELISLKVKRETIQQLLKLASNESFSLLIRLVQSNSSAAQATSSLLQQDEDLVSDGRLLPVVEVLLALRLNVGKASTIGGVALKTLFSQQDEMVQDAAMEVLAHFAETASNDIVEILSAVQLPSFNSTFMRFMERLAPICNTKTELLESVCHLIGLGLQYAVRLCSDLGDITGESAAALKSLEQTVEVVGQDRLNLQVALVEPVITAVIQDRLEVAEAVGLATLLAHRVELKASFLRQQLQAVYASVTYTRSTTSSCPLQLRLNFIRLLHTLFASSTYVSCQPPFIEPLVLLYRGTTSEADRRVLHMLQLFEGYRKISIASVMRFWNANGILSIGGKSLDVLTSLDPQKVFATCQAYPLRRQLRGWGKVATDPEEGEGLYDPVFVMGLFIASMHEGMRGLDWVEVLRSNVLGLTVCGLSSRNKEVRNVASYALAKTMSLIETTGFFERAQLTYTLRLLRHALPNSTARLPVLSTLFFAYALRSLANPSHFFYPLSSRFLLQRSVFDSDDTPLLYGTLYANGEGWKRERSWMVRYLKEGVRSEADWRVIRRRKVWSLMATLFIESLDPVFRRSILQTMSSILLIPAAASSLVLRDGLFVWLDMQWITISAFHSSLPISSKSGVKGQRAQAWEKEEKNLLLEIAERACKAIASVEKERVKEGKDLRGWVKQTEAFLKTVLSDANDEKLEAASNILYSISQISVDTTITQLLPLFVNKLSSTELAVQALRNIIYCLFAAGLNVKPADIRENDSLAKALGEVRWRVEQGGGGDTLRDWIRRERQLTELSV, from the exons ATGGCGCCGAAACGCAAGTGGCAGGAAGGTAAAGAAGACACCCTGCCTACTGTAGTCAGGGCCAAGCCAGGAACAAAGGCCTTTGCGTCGGGAAAGTCGGTCAAAGATGCCTTGGCGACTGGCTCTCCTCAAG CCTTTGTTTCTTTCAGACAGCAGATTGTAACTCCACACTCTGAATTACCTCTTGCCATCAACCATCCAACGGTGGTTATCTTGCAACACTACCTTGACATCTCCCCAACTTGTGATGAGATCTTTCGAGCATGGCAAGTCGGAGAGCAG ACAAAAAGCGAGCAGCAAGTCCATGCAGCTGTGGAGCTGCTTTGTGAAATTATTCAAGTGTTGACACCCGTGCCTTTCTTCCGTTCAACGGTAATTGGCCTTGTCAATAAAGTGATCTCTCCTTCTGAACCTTATCACGGCTAT ATCAACCATCTCATTCAATCCGGCAAACGAGACGATGCCTATCACGGTCTTCTTTTGGCGGCCGTATCTATGGATGTTGACCTTCCTTCCGCGTCTTCGACATCAGGGAGACTCGGTATGAAGCTTTGGAACACTCTTGTAGAAGGAGGCGCTGTTAGAGCTTTTGGAAAGCAGATGGGTATGAGAAGACGGAACAAGGAGGGTATGGTCGGATATGGCAACCGAGACCCACTTGACAAACCAGATATTCGtcacctcatcctccgaatcatcctccctcttttgccttcaccttccttccagccTCACGCCAGGACTATTCTCCCTCCACTATACTCCAATCTTGCCGCCGATCCTCCTATAACTGTCCTCCGTATCTTGACCGCCCTCTGGGCAGCAatctcttgcccttcaCCTGGATTAAACCGACGAGTTAGTTTGGTCCTCTTCCAAGAAAGAAGCATAGAAGCACTTTGGAGCCAATTGGGAAGGGACGAAGTGGAAGAGACAAGTGGTAAAAAAGTCGGCGAGTTGGTGCGGGCTTTTCTCGGAGGTATCACCGCTACCCCAGGAAAAGGTGTGTGCTTCCCTGATGAAGGGTGGTACCCTCGTCGGACGGATGACTCcaaggaaggtgagaaTAAGGTgggggatggaggagatacTTGGAAAAAGGGGTTACATAACAGGATTCTAGGAAACGTGGTGCGAAAGGTGGGGAACAAAGTGGTCGACGATGAAGGAATTGTGGGCGAGTGGATGATTGAAGTATTCAAAGCTTGTCCTGAGCTCATCTCTGG GTACTGGGCACACTCCGCATTGTCTCTAGAACCTCGTCTCAACGCTCGATGGATGGCAACCATGTCTTACGTCGGTCGTatcatctcccttcccGTACCTCCCCTTCAGACTTTTCGACAGCCCGCTCCTGCCGGCACCGATCCATCCCTTTCGCCTTTCCGAACCGAACCCCCTCTAGTGTCAACTATCGTCGAAAGTGTCTTACCTGCACCCTTTACAAAAGCCCACTTGATGAAAGGTCTTCAACACACTGAAGGTATAATTCAACATATGACCGCTGTCACCTTTTCTCGTGCCCTTACGAAACTCAGCCAAGTCCAGGAACTGTTTTCGTCCATTGAATTAGAGCTCTATCCTGGTGGGCAACCTGATAACCCATGGGcaagaaggcagagagAGCTCCAGATGGAAATAAGAAAACGTTTACCAGAGCTAGCGATCATCGTTGCATTCGCTCAAAAGTCGGCGCAACTTGCACCTGCAGAGCCGGACCCTGATagcgaagaagatcgagCTCTTGTTACAAAGTCTGCGATGCTCACTGAGCTGGCACTTCGTATTTTCTCTTTGTGCAACAAAACCCTCCCCTCGATGGCCTCTGAGCTCAAGTTTGATGTCGGTCGTCTccttgtctcttcttcgagtgcaaagcaagagaagaaggagaaacaGCAggtgagagaaggaagtgtTATTGGTGATGACGCGCAAAGTGTGAAATCCATTGGTACTGTGGGCAGTAGAGGAACTATTGGTATGCGAGGAGGTTTCGGTCAGTCAAGaggagaggtggaaggcTTTGAAGCTCTCAGTCAAATCCACGTGCTTGAGTTGTTAGGCGAGGTCAGAGATTGGAATTGGAGCGTTAAAGCTG CTGGATCTCAATACACTTACCTCTaccacatcctccttcttcacctctctACCCCTCAATCGGTGACCTACTCTAAAACAactgctcttctctcccacctcTTACTACCTACCCTTTTGTTTGAACATGACTCTCAGGAGCTCCCCATTTGGCTGGATGCGATGCCTAAGAGGATCAGAGAAGCTGGACCTATGTTGTTCGCTCAGCAGATTCAGCTTTTGGCTTTCTTGGATGATTGCTTTAGGAGATGTTTGAAGACGCCTTATCGATACATTGAAGACactctcgctctttccCCTTATTCCACCCCTGATCTCCAAAGCAACTCTAAGGAAATGGTTAGCCCGATTATGGTGACCATCCTTGAGCAGCTCTCTGCAAAGCTTATGGGTCAGCTTATTTCCACGGAAGCTGCCTGCATCATTGTCAACTACCTCCGTCGAGTGATTTTGGGTTTGGTGGGCAAGCAGCGAGAATTAAACTGGTTATTGGCTGTGTTGAACAGGCTAGAAGAATGtgtgaagaaggcgaaggggGCTGGgcaagagaggaaaggctTGGAGGAATGTGTTAAAGTGATAAGGGGGGATTTCGACGTGATCAGGGGCAAATCCGAACCTGCCGACC GGCAAgacccttctcttcctcaacttcttgATCACCGTGAATGgtcatcgtcctcattcGAATACCAAGcactttccatctctcgACCATCAATATTGTCATCCTTAATTTCTCTTATTCAAAGGAAGAATGCTTCTGTCCTCCTTAATGTCAATTTTCTCATTCACCTCAACATTCTCCAGCCGTCGTCCACTTCTGTTATCAAAAACCAGGATAGCACCCAGGCCGTGCTGACTCTCTTCGCTAAGTCTTTGGAGAACATGGAAGGTTCAAGCAAGTGGCGAGATCAAATCAAGAGGAATGTGTTTAGTGACTTTGGTTCCAGAAAGTTATTCCTTAGCGAAGATGGTCACAAGTTTAGGGATA GCCTGAATACTCTGATTAGATACTTGACCTTTGGAAAGTCGACAGATGAGGAGATCGCTCAAGGGTTTGTCGAAGATTGTGTGGAATTGCTCGACAATGacaagaaagggaagaaaataGATCAA AATCTCAACATATTAGCTCCCTGGGTCCGGTTCCTTACCCCTTCTCAAGCGTCTCAAATATCCCAAACCCTCTTCCATTACAAGAACCCTGTCCTTTCTTCGCATTCCTTTTTGCTCTCGGACATCATCACATCAACTAGATCACCTGCATTTGCGATTGCGCATTTGGAGAAAGTCGGAGAGCTGGGAGTCGTAGGTGCAGTAATCAGACTCATGGACGACGCCGTAAAGGACACGAAGTCTAGCGGAGAGTTGATTAGCCTCAAGGTCAAGCGCGAGACAATCCAACAGCTTCTCAAACTCGCTAGCAACGAGTCCTTCTCTTTACTGATCAGACTGGTCCAATCCAATTCTTCTGCGGCACAGGCaacttcctccctcttgcAGCAAGACGAAGATTTAGTCAGTGACGGAAGATTATTGCCGGTGGTTGAGGTTCTTTTGGCTTTGAGACTTAATGTCGGGAAGGCCAGCACCATTGGTGGTGTCGCTTTGAAGACGCTCTTTTCCCAACAGGACGAAATGGTCCAGGACGCAGCAATGGAGGTGTTGGCCCACTTTGCTGAAACTGCGTCCAATGATATCGTTGAAATCCTCTCTGCGGTTCAATTGCCCTCTTTCAATTCTACCTTCATGCGATTTATGGAACGTCTTGCTCCTATATGCAACACGAAAACTGAGCTGCTGGAAAGTGTTTGTCATTTGATTGGTTTGGGATTGCAATATGCTGTCAGACTCTGTTCTGATCTTGGAGACATAACTGGAGAAAGCGCGGCAGCTTTGAAGAGTCTCG AACAAACAGTCGAAGTCGTTGGTCAGGATCGACTCAATTTGCAAGTTGCGTTGGTTGAACCTGTCATCACAGCTGTTATTCAAGACAGGTTAGAAGTCGCCGAAGCTGTCGGTCTTGCCACGCTCCTTGCCCACCGTGTCGAATTGAAG GCAAGTTTCCTTCGACAACAACTCCAAGCCGTCTACGCTTCCGTCACCTACACCCGCAGCACCACCAGCTCTTGCCCACTTCAACTTCGGCTCAATTTTATTCGTCTTCTCCACACACTTTTTGCTTCATCGACCTATGTGTCTTGTCAACCTCCATTTATTGAACCCCTCGTCCTACTATACCGCGGCACTACTTCCGAAGCGGATAGACGAGTGTTGCACATGTTGCAGTTATTTGAAGGCTATAGGAAGATTTCAATTGCTAGCGTTATGAGGTTTTGGAACGCGAATGGAATACTTAGCATCGGAGGCAAGTCCTTGGATGTCTTGACAAGTTTAGACCCTCAAAAGGTGTTTGCAACCTGTCAAGCATACCCTCTTCGTCGGCAGCTCCGTGGATGGGGCAAGGTCGCAACTGACCctgaggaaggcgagggaTTGTATGATCCTGTCTTCGTCATGGGTCTATTCATTGCTTCTATGCATGAAGGCATGAGAGGCTTGGACTGGGTTGAAGTATTGCGAAGCAATGTTCTAGGTTTGACTGTCTGCGGGCTGTCGTCGAGGAACAAAGAAGTAAGAAATGTAGCTTCGTACGCTTTGGCCAAAACGATGAGTCTCATTGAG ACCACTGGTTTTTTTGAACGAGCGCAACTCACTTATAcccttcgtcttctccgACATGCTCTTCCTAATTCAACAGCTCGTCTACCAGTACTCTCcacactcttcttcgcctaCGCCCTTCGTTCTCTTGCGAACCCTTCTCATTTCTTCTATCCATTGTCTTCTCGTTTCCTATTGCAAAGATCTGTCTTTGACAGCGACGATACCCCATTGCTTTATGGCACGCTCTACGCCAACggagaagggtggaagagggaaagaagttgGATGGTTAGGTatttgaaggaaggtgtTAGAAGTGAAGCA GATTGGAGAGTCATCAGACGAAGGAAAGTATGGTCACTGATGGCTACATTGTTCATTGAATCACTCGACCCTGTTTTCCGTCGGTCAATTTTGCAG ACCATGTCGagcattcttctcatccctGCCGCCGCTTCGTCGCTCGTTCTACGTGACGGTCTCTTCGTTTGGTTGGACATGCAATGGATTACAATCTCTGCATTCCACTCTTCACTTCCAATATCCTCCAAGTCGGGTGTCAAAGGCCAACGCGCACAAGcttgggagaaggaagagaagaatttGCTTTTGGAAATCGCAGAAAGGGCGTGCAAGGCCATTGCTTCGGTTGAAAAGGAGCGAGTaaaagagggcaaggatCTGAGAGGCTGGGTGAAGCAAACGGAGGCGTTCTTGAAAACTGTCTTAAGTG ACGCAAATGACGAGAAACTGGAGGCTGCATCGAACATCCTTTACAGTATATCCCAAATTTCTGTGGATACCACCATTACTCAACTTTTGCCGCTCTTTGTGAACAAACTGTCATCAACCGAACTTGCGGTGCAGGCGCTCCGGAACATCATCTACTGCCTCTTCGCTGCCGGCTTGAATGTCAAGCCAGCTGATATTCGCGAGAATGATAGTCTGGCCAAGGCGTTGGGCGAGGTGAGATGGCGCGTCGAGCAGGGTGGTGGGGGTGATACTTTGAGAGACTGGATCCGAAGAGAGAGACAGTTGACAGAACTGAGTGTTTGA